Proteins encoded together in one Streptomyces sp. B1I3 window:
- a CDS encoding indole-3-glycerol phosphate synthase codes for MIEKPLTPEDVEFVTTLHGEEQISFVVLMQPRGDQADVLLRAIDDVAIGELREAARENEEPEGREAREPAAIALEYSLQELRTAGSEAVGQVIEDHPLDKLKTVVDDSRADEVIVLTAPHYVEEFFHRDWASRARHKVGVPVLKLFAHSE; via the coding sequence ATGATCGAGAAGCCGCTGACTCCCGAGGACGTGGAGTTCGTCACCACTCTCCACGGGGAGGAGCAGATCTCCTTCGTCGTGCTGATGCAGCCCCGCGGTGACCAGGCCGACGTACTGCTGCGCGCCATCGACGACGTGGCGATCGGGGAATTGCGGGAAGCGGCCCGCGAGAACGAGGAGCCGGAGGGCCGGGAGGCTCGCGAGCCTGCCGCGATCGCCCTGGAGTACTCGCTCCAGGAGTTGCGCACAGCCGGGTCCGAGGCGGTCGGACAGGTGATCGAGGACCACCCCCTGGACAAGCTGAAGACCGTGGTCGACGACTCCCGTGCCGACGAGGTCATCGTGCTGACCGCGCCGCACTACGTGGAGGAGTTCTTCCACCGCGACTGGGCGTCCCGGGCCCGCCACAAGGTCGGCGTACCGGTGCTCAAGCTCTTCGCGCACAGCGAATAG
- a CDS encoding GTPase-associated protein 1-related protein, translating into MSLPQLHYISVAAGDGEPGGRFTGVDPAIPGPIRAEAGPLLAYEAPAGTPGRLTDAELRSQPVAFAFAVLSDGSHLLSRTVAAGAGGFHAHAVHLPAGTPLPGRVLPVAAWGAPGWLSAAPERATADPLTATALAHGPSRGLSREGIGDFAVSRGPWLAAVLGDLRRVSEDPSAAQVVLVERQSADVARWIALAVAVLPREHAERLTFTTYTRQPGRTPHQVVGVLPEDAPDVRDPRFRVHAATGPLPAGTERDAWAATAARIWRSRAPELFRDAAELPGEPFAAGPLAVTALGAGISLGSAGRAAAADWAAERPYALDEKRTRQLTDALTAPADDRTAEECAAALRLLTALDGRSPADVTAPLAALLVTEAVRGGDAALEPPARSAFAEAAGERAVAALVAELGDELRAELAAGVPRGVARTVQVLRVVRLLGMDCAELLPGVVRGLARALLDDPEAAVCPALPALLDEQFDVRTALLGELDRLTPDDPAATERLLIRAPLPFTGTQALPHLRMCAEAPGARARGTDRVTVLHTVLRAAGMSPFAEPLVLRTAVGLVWGRETPTAGEARSLLGETTSDAHRTAGTWTHLVDAALAAPAGDEDAPELAHDLLRGFPQQIDARVRACLLLLDFARDLRSGSAEPGWAEHTRSLRALAEPVEPMVLEHAHGALARRLLAPDRPEAELYAFVHSGDEDMIAAYGRAARHDDVLARLRTEPAYAADCFAVWSAHPHAGDAWTRTRTALLDEVLRPAVRALSAAGVAAVEQAVEHTGSSRTLDAFRLWNRPPRSLGRLGRRIAGRVRRG; encoded by the coding sequence ATGAGCCTCCCGCAGTTGCACTACATCTCCGTCGCGGCCGGGGACGGGGAGCCCGGCGGCCGGTTCACCGGCGTCGACCCCGCGATACCCGGGCCGATACGCGCGGAGGCAGGCCCGCTCCTCGCCTACGAGGCGCCGGCGGGCACTCCCGGGCGGCTCACCGACGCGGAACTCCGGTCGCAGCCCGTCGCGTTCGCCTTCGCCGTGCTCTCCGACGGCAGTCATCTGCTCAGCCGTACGGTGGCTGCCGGCGCGGGCGGTTTCCACGCCCACGCCGTGCATCTCCCGGCCGGTACGCCCCTGCCCGGCCGGGTGCTCCCGGTCGCCGCGTGGGGCGCCCCGGGGTGGCTCTCCGCCGCACCGGAGCGTGCGACGGCCGACCCGCTGACCGCGACGGCTCTGGCGCACGGTCCTTCGCGGGGGCTCTCGCGCGAGGGCATCGGCGATTTCGCGGTGTCCCGCGGCCCGTGGCTCGCCGCCGTCCTCGGCGATCTGCGGCGGGTGAGCGAGGACCCGTCCGCCGCGCAGGTGGTGCTCGTGGAGCGGCAGAGCGCGGACGTGGCCCGGTGGATCGCCCTGGCCGTCGCCGTGCTGCCGCGGGAGCACGCGGAGCGGCTGACCTTCACCACGTACACCCGGCAGCCGGGGCGCACCCCGCACCAGGTCGTCGGGGTCCTTCCCGAGGACGCACCCGACGTGCGCGACCCCCGCTTCCGGGTCCACGCCGCCACCGGCCCGCTACCCGCCGGGACGGAGCGGGACGCCTGGGCGGCCACCGCCGCCCGGATCTGGCGCAGCCGTGCTCCGGAGCTCTTCCGGGACGCCGCGGAGCTGCCGGGCGAGCCCTTCGCCGCCGGCCCGCTCGCCGTGACGGCACTCGGCGCGGGCATCTCGCTCGGTTCGGCCGGGCGTGCGGCCGCTGCCGACTGGGCCGCCGAACGGCCGTACGCGCTGGACGAGAAGCGGACGCGGCAGCTGACCGACGCGTTGACCGCGCCCGCCGACGACCGCACGGCCGAGGAGTGTGCCGCCGCGCTCCGGCTGCTCACCGCGCTGGACGGCCGCAGCCCGGCCGACGTCACCGCGCCACTGGCCGCCCTGCTGGTCACGGAGGCGGTACGTGGCGGCGACGCGGCTCTCGAGCCGCCCGCGCGGTCGGCCTTCGCCGAGGCCGCCGGGGAGCGGGCGGTGGCAGCACTGGTCGCCGAGCTCGGGGACGAGCTGCGGGCCGAACTCGCCGCCGGAGTCCCGCGGGGCGTGGCCCGGACCGTGCAGGTCCTGCGTGTCGTGCGACTGCTCGGCATGGACTGCGCGGAACTGCTTCCCGGTGTCGTGCGCGGGCTGGCCCGCGCGCTGCTCGACGACCCGGAGGCCGCCGTGTGTCCCGCGTTGCCCGCCCTGCTGGACGAGCAGTTCGACGTCCGTACGGCGCTGCTGGGCGAGCTGGACCGGCTCACCCCGGACGACCCCGCCGCGACGGAGCGTCTGCTGATCCGCGCGCCCCTGCCGTTCACGGGGACCCAGGCCCTGCCGCATCTCCGGATGTGCGCCGAGGCACCCGGCGCCAGGGCGCGCGGCACGGACCGGGTGACGGTGCTGCACACGGTTCTGCGGGCCGCGGGCATGTCGCCGTTCGCCGAGCCGCTGGTGCTGCGGACCGCCGTCGGACTGGTGTGGGGCCGGGAGACCCCGACGGCCGGAGAGGCGCGGTCCCTGCTGGGCGAGACCACGTCGGACGCCCACCGGACCGCCGGCACCTGGACCCACCTCGTCGACGCGGCGCTCGCCGCACCGGCCGGCGACGAGGACGCCCCCGAACTCGCCCACGATCTGCTGCGCGGCTTCCCTCAGCAGATCGACGCCCGGGTGCGCGCCTGTCTGCTGCTGCTGGACTTCGCCCGTGACCTGCGCTCCGGGTCGGCGGAGCCGGGCTGGGCGGAGCACACCCGCTCCCTGCGCGCCCTCGCGGAACCGGTGGAGCCCATGGTGCTGGAGCACGCCCACGGTGCCCTGGCCCGGCGGCTGCTCGCCCCGGACCGGCCCGAGGCGGAGCTGTACGCGTTCGTGCACAGCGGGGACGAGGACATGATCGCGGCCTACGGCCGGGCCGCCCGCCACGACGACGTCCTGGCCCGTCTGCGGACCGAACCCGCGTACGCGGCGGACTGCTTCGCCGTGTGGAGCGCCCACCCGCACGCGGGCGACGCCTGGACCAGGACCCGCACCGCCCTGCTCGACGAGGTGCTGCGCCCCGCGGTCCGGGCCCTGTCAGCCGCCGGGGTCGCCGCGGTGGAGCAGGCCGTCGAGCACACGGGCAGCAGCCGCACCCTGGACGCCTTCCGCCTCTGGAACCGGCCGCCCCGCTCCCTCGGCCGCCTCGGCAGACGGATAGCGGGGCGGGTCCGCCGGGGGTAG
- the murC gene encoding UDP-N-acetylmuramate--L-alanine ligase, whose product MAPGIPAALERPHFIGIGGAGMSGIAKILAQRGAKVAGSDAKESATAQALRALGATVHIGHAAGHLADDATCVVVSSAIRADNPELVRAAELSVPVVHRADALASLMEGLRAIAVAGTHGKTTTTSMLAVALSGLSLDPSYAIGGDLEGPGTNATHGGGDIFVAEADESDRSFQKYDPQVAIVLNVELDHHANYASMEEIYDSFETFVGKVVPGGTLVVSADQAGAVELTRRVRDVASLDVVTYGEAQTADVRVHKITPRGLTSEVTVVLDGKYLTFTVSVPGRHYALNAVAALAAGVALGIPAHNLASAIGTYTGVKRRLQLKGEAAGVQVIDSYAHHPTEMTADLEAMRGAAADSRLLVVFQPHLFSRTQELGTEMGQALALADASVVLDIYPAREDPIPGVTSTLIIDAAKAAGADVTAVSDKTAVPAVIAGMAKPGDLVLTMGAGDVTDLGPQILDHLSS is encoded by the coding sequence ATGGCACCCGGTATTCCTGCCGCCCTGGAACGGCCGCACTTCATCGGCATCGGCGGCGCCGGAATGTCGGGCATCGCGAAGATCCTGGCCCAGCGGGGCGCGAAGGTGGCGGGCAGCGACGCCAAGGAGTCCGCCACCGCACAGGCCCTGCGCGCGCTGGGGGCGACCGTCCACATCGGGCACGCCGCCGGTCACCTGGCGGACGACGCCACCTGCGTGGTCGTCTCCAGCGCGATCCGCGCGGACAACCCCGAGCTGGTCCGCGCCGCCGAGCTGTCCGTTCCGGTCGTGCACCGCGCCGACGCGCTCGCCTCCCTCATGGAGGGCCTGCGCGCCATCGCGGTCGCCGGGACGCACGGCAAGACCACCACCACCTCGATGCTCGCCGTCGCCCTGTCCGGGCTGTCCCTCGACCCCTCGTACGCCATCGGCGGCGACCTGGAGGGACCCGGCACCAACGCCACGCACGGCGGCGGCGACATCTTCGTCGCCGAGGCGGACGAGAGCGACCGCAGCTTCCAGAAGTACGACCCCCAGGTCGCGATCGTCCTGAACGTCGAGCTGGACCACCACGCGAACTACGCGTCGATGGAGGAGATCTACGACTCCTTCGAGACGTTCGTCGGCAAGGTCGTGCCCGGCGGCACCCTCGTCGTCTCCGCCGACCAGGCCGGTGCCGTCGAGCTGACCCGGCGGGTCCGCGACGTCGCCTCGCTCGACGTCGTCACCTACGGGGAGGCGCAGACCGCGGACGTACGCGTCCACAAGATCACCCCGCGCGGTCTGACCAGCGAGGTCACGGTCGTCCTGGACGGCAAGTACCTCACCTTCACGGTCTCCGTGCCTGGCCGCCACTACGCTCTCAACGCGGTCGCCGCCCTCGCCGCCGGCGTCGCCCTCGGCATCCCGGCCCACAACCTGGCCTCCGCCATCGGCACGTACACCGGCGTCAAGCGCCGTCTGCAGCTCAAGGGCGAGGCGGCCGGCGTCCAGGTCATCGACTCGTACGCGCACCACCCCACGGAGATGACCGCCGACCTGGAGGCCATGCGCGGGGCGGCCGCCGATTCCCGGCTCCTGGTGGTCTTCCAGCCCCACCTCTTCTCCCGCACCCAGGAACTCGGCACCGAGATGGGCCAGGCCCTCGCCCTCGCCGACGCCTCCGTCGTCCTGGACATCTACCCGGCCCGCGAGGACCCGATCCCGGGTGTCACCAGCACCCTGATCATCGACGCGGCGAAGGCCGCGGGCGCCGATGTCACGGCCGTCTCCGACAAGACGGCCGTCCCCGCCGTGATCGCGGGAATGGCGAAGCCCGGCGATCTGGTTCTCACCATGGGAGCGGGCGATGTCACCGACCTCGGCCCGCAGATCCTGGACCACCTGTCGAGCTGA
- a CDS encoding peptidyl-tRNA hydrolase, which produces MSSDSLSEPLSEPLAAAPADPADSPFLTERTVRDEAQQFVLPLVAHIEKTDPPARTDALVTAARAVLTMLSDERSLGEGRWAQLMRDWQDARIRKVVRRARGAEWRKASALPGITVTGERAEVRVFPPVPLDGWPKELAKLQVSGTDLDDPEPPAAPDPAGPVLWLNPEVGMSAGKTMAQVGHGVQLAWWELSETERKAWREAGFPLSVATPDPARWRALTVSGLPVVRDAGFTEIAPGSCTVVADHPALRH; this is translated from the coding sequence GTGAGCAGCGACAGCCTTTCCGAGCCCCTTTCCGAGCCCCTTGCCGCAGCGCCTGCGGACCCCGCCGACAGCCCGTTCCTCACGGAGCGCACGGTTCGGGACGAAGCACAGCAGTTCGTGCTGCCGCTGGTGGCACACATCGAGAAGACGGATCCCCCGGCGCGCACGGACGCGCTGGTGACCGCAGCCCGTGCGGTGCTGACGATGCTCTCGGACGAACGCTCACTGGGCGAGGGCCGGTGGGCGCAGCTCATGCGGGACTGGCAGGACGCCCGGATCCGCAAGGTGGTGCGGCGGGCTCGCGGTGCGGAGTGGCGCAAGGCGTCCGCGCTGCCCGGGATCACGGTCACGGGCGAGCGGGCCGAGGTGCGCGTGTTCCCGCCGGTGCCGCTGGACGGCTGGCCGAAGGAACTGGCCAAGCTCCAGGTGTCGGGGACGGATCTGGACGACCCCGAGCCCCCGGCCGCGCCTGATCCCGCCGGCCCGGTCCTCTGGCTCAACCCCGAGGTCGGCATGTCGGCGGGCAAGACCATGGCGCAGGTCGGACACGGTGTGCAGCTCGCCTGGTGGGAGCTGTCGGAGACGGAGCGCAAGGCGTGGCGCGAGGCCGGCTTCCCGCTCTCCGTCGCGACCCCGGACCCGGCCCGGTGGCGCGCGCTGACCGTGAGCGGACTACCGGTGGTGCGCGACGCGGGGTTCACCGAGATCGCCCCGGGCTCCTGCACGGTCGTCGCCGACCATCCGGCCCTGCGTCACTGA
- the msrB gene encoding peptide-methionine (R)-S-oxide reductase MsrB: MAYDVEKPDEQWRAELTPAEYAVLRKAGTEPAFVGEYTDTKTAGVYSCRACGAELFRSDTKFESHCGWPSFYDPKDSDAVELIQDNSMGMTRTEVRCARCGSHLGHVFEGEGYPTPTDQRYCINSISLTLAPEES; encoded by the coding sequence GTGGCGTACGACGTCGAGAAGCCGGACGAGCAATGGCGGGCGGAGCTGACGCCCGCCGAGTACGCGGTGCTGCGCAAGGCCGGCACCGAGCCCGCGTTCGTGGGCGAGTACACCGACACCAAGACGGCAGGTGTCTACTCCTGCCGTGCCTGCGGGGCTGAGCTGTTCCGCTCCGACACGAAGTTCGAGTCGCACTGCGGCTGGCCGTCCTTCTACGACCCGAAGGACTCCGACGCGGTCGAACTGATCCAGGACAACAGCATGGGCATGACCCGCACCGAGGTGCGCTGCGCCCGCTGCGGCTCGCACCTGGGCCACGTCTTCGAGGGCGAGGGTTACCCGACGCCCACGGACCAGCGGTACTGCATCAACTCGATCTCCCTGACGCTGGCGCCCGAGGAGAGCTGA
- the zapE gene encoding cell division protein ZapE yields MSSSTAVPGQSPIAETAPQSLCALEPRVPADRLVAEMVPPPRFDAVRFETYVPDPNQPSQTEAVEVLSGFAAGLGGAHATGSGKRKWFGRKPAAPTGPRGVYLDGGYGVGKTHLLASLWHATSAAPSLKAFGTFVELTNLVGALGFQQTVQTLSGHRLLCIDEFELDDPGDTVLVSSLLSRLVEAGVALAATSNTLPGKLGEGRFAAADFLREIQGLSAHFRPLRIDGEDYRHRGLPEAPPPYSPEQVTKAAYATAGASLDDFPALLHHLARVHPSRYGALTDGITAVCLTDVEPVPDQSTALRLVVLADRLYDREVPVLASGLPFDRLFSDEMLNGGYRKKYFRAISRLTALARDAKGLVAQ; encoded by the coding sequence GTGTCGTCCTCCACAGCCGTGCCTGGGCAGAGCCCCATAGCCGAAACGGCCCCGCAGTCCCTGTGCGCCCTCGAGCCGCGCGTCCCCGCCGACCGGCTGGTCGCGGAGATGGTGCCGCCGCCGCGCTTCGACGCGGTGCGCTTCGAGACGTACGTGCCCGATCCGAACCAGCCGAGTCAGACCGAGGCGGTCGAGGTGCTCAGCGGCTTCGCCGCCGGGCTCGGCGGCGCCCACGCGACGGGCTCGGGGAAGCGCAAGTGGTTCGGGAGGAAGCCCGCCGCGCCCACCGGACCGCGCGGCGTCTACCTCGACGGCGGGTACGGCGTCGGCAAGACCCACCTGCTGGCCTCCCTGTGGCACGCCACGTCGGCCGCCCCCTCGCTCAAGGCCTTCGGCACCTTCGTCGAGCTGACGAACCTGGTCGGCGCGCTGGGCTTCCAGCAGACCGTGCAGACGCTGAGCGGGCACCGGCTGCTCTGCATCGACGAATTCGAGCTCGACGACCCGGGCGACACCGTCCTGGTGTCGTCGCTGCTCAGCAGGCTCGTCGAAGCGGGCGTGGCGCTGGCCGCCACGTCGAACACGCTGCCGGGCAAGCTCGGTGAGGGCCGGTTCGCGGCGGCCGACTTCCTCCGGGAGATCCAAGGACTCTCCGCCCACTTCAGGCCCTTGCGGATCGACGGCGAGGACTACCGTCACCGCGGACTGCCCGAGGCCCCGCCGCCGTACTCCCCGGAACAGGTCACCAAGGCCGCGTACGCCACCGCGGGCGCCTCCCTGGACGACTTCCCCGCACTGCTCCACCATCTCGCCCGGGTCCACCCGAGCCGGTACGGCGCCCTGACCGACGGGATCACGGCCGTCTGCCTCACCGACGTCGAGCCGGTGCCCGACCAGTCGACGGCGCTGCGGCTCGTGGTGCTCGCGGACCGGCTGTACGACCGCGAGGTGCCGGTGCTCGCCTCCGGTCTCCCGTTCGACCGGCTGTTCAGCGACGAGATGCTGAACGGCGGGTACCGGAAGAAGTATTTCCGGGCGATCTCGCGGCTGACAGCGCTGGCGCGTGACGCGAAGGGTCTGGTGGCGCAGTAG
- a CDS encoding polysaccharide deacetylase family protein has protein sequence MTVMTAVTAVLGAGLAGCGAPENARTETTAHPARSSVPPAGAGPSVTAPAEEEPPTMAPGPAGLTPVFERRADGSKDRSEKVVALTFDADMTADQGPRAAAGEHFDNPELIALLRRLKVPSTVFMTGRWAREYPSQARSIGTDPLFETANHSYSHYAFSSPCYGLPAVARADMRGEVERAFTEFRRAGARNVVPYFRFPGGCYDDASLKTLASTGVTAVQWDVVSGDAFATDADAVAEQVLEGVRPGSLVVMHCTRSAAPVTGEAVRRVVPELRRQGYRFVKVSELMRG, from the coding sequence ATGACAGTGATGACAGCGGTCACGGCGGTGCTGGGCGCGGGCCTCGCCGGCTGCGGCGCCCCGGAGAACGCCCGCACGGAGACCACCGCGCATCCGGCCCGGTCCTCCGTCCCTCCGGCGGGCGCCGGCCCGTCGGTGACGGCGCCCGCCGAGGAGGAACCGCCCACCATGGCGCCCGGACCGGCGGGTCTGACCCCGGTCTTCGAGCGCCGGGCCGACGGCTCGAAAGACAGGTCCGAGAAGGTCGTCGCCCTCACCTTCGACGCGGACATGACAGCCGATCAGGGGCCGCGTGCGGCTGCGGGCGAGCACTTCGACAATCCTGAACTGATCGCGCTGCTGCGCCGGCTGAAGGTGCCCTCGACGGTCTTCATGACCGGCCGGTGGGCGCGGGAGTACCCGTCCCAGGCCCGCTCGATCGGCACGGACCCCTTGTTCGAGACCGCCAACCACTCGTACAGCCACTACGCCTTCTCCTCGCCCTGCTACGGGCTGCCGGCCGTGGCGCGGGCCGACATGCGCGGGGAGGTGGAGCGGGCGTTCACGGAGTTCCGCAGGGCGGGGGCCCGCAACGTCGTGCCGTACTTCCGCTTCCCCGGCGGCTGCTACGACGACGCGTCCCTGAAAACCTTGGCGTCGACGGGCGTGACGGCCGTCCAGTGGGACGTCGTCAGCGGTGACGCGTTCGCCACGGACGCCGATGCTGTGGCCGAGCAGGTGCTGGAAGGGGTGCGGCCGGGATCGCTGGTCGTCATGCACTGCACCCGCAGCGCCGCTCCCGTCACCGGCGAAGCCGTGCGCCGGGTGGTCCCGGAGCTGCGCCGGCAGGGGTACCGCTTCGTGAAGGTCTCCGAGCTGATGCGGGGCTGA
- a CDS encoding alkaline phosphatase PhoX, translated as MSSAPRRLATRRQVLAGSGAAAASIAFTGACTELFAGTAAARGHSGYGPLVPDPHGLLDLPKGFRYRVLSREGDALRSGEGPVPSHSDGMAAFAGRHGRVHLVRNHENRPDARFSVPTVQGLTYDPMGKGGCTALELDGRGHVLGERVAIAGTAVNCAGGPTPWRTWLTCEETEDRAGTNGYTKDHGFIFEVDGADPRRTGAVPLTAMGRFQHEAIAVDPGNGIVYETEDAFERPFGLFYRFLPEKPLGGTGSLRAGGTLEAMRVPGVPDLSAVQETGARFDRIEWVPVPDPQAAQTPIRHQDFGPKGITHAQKLEGCYWGGSSVYFVSSFAHSSQGSAADHFGQVWRYEPERRRLTLVVVFGPDTDVQLPGESPDNICLAADGGLMVCEDGGGAQHVLGVTRRGEVYPMARGRQNIGTPEEPEWGEFAGVTFAPDGATMFVNCYTPGTTFAVTGPWR; from the coding sequence ATGTCATCCGCACCTCGACGGCTCGCGACACGACGACAGGTCCTGGCCGGCAGCGGCGCCGCCGCCGCGTCGATCGCCTTCACCGGGGCCTGTACCGAACTCTTCGCGGGCACGGCAGCCGCCCGCGGCCACAGCGGTTACGGCCCGCTCGTGCCGGACCCGCACGGCCTGCTCGATCTGCCGAAAGGTTTCCGCTACCGGGTCCTCTCCCGGGAGGGCGACGCCCTCCGCTCCGGTGAGGGACCGGTGCCCAGCCATTCCGACGGCATGGCCGCCTTCGCGGGCCGCCACGGCCGCGTCCACCTCGTGCGCAACCACGAGAACCGGCCAGACGCCCGGTTCTCCGTCCCCACGGTCCAAGGCCTCACCTACGACCCGATGGGCAAGGGCGGCTGCACGGCCCTGGAGCTCGACGGCCGGGGCCACGTCCTGGGCGAGCGCGTCGCCATCGCGGGTACGGCCGTCAACTGCGCGGGGGGACCCACCCCGTGGAGGACCTGGCTGACCTGCGAGGAGACCGAGGACAGGGCCGGCACCAACGGGTACACGAAGGACCACGGGTTCATCTTCGAGGTGGACGGCGCCGACCCGCGCCGCACGGGGGCGGTACCGCTGACCGCGATGGGCCGCTTCCAGCACGAGGCGATCGCGGTCGATCCGGGGAACGGGATCGTGTACGAGACCGAGGACGCCTTCGAGCGCCCGTTCGGCCTCTTCTACCGTTTCCTCCCCGAGAAGCCGCTCGGCGGTACGGGCTCGCTGCGGGCGGGCGGCACCCTGGAGGCGATGCGGGTGCCCGGGGTGCCCGACCTCTCCGCGGTCCAGGAGACCGGCGCGCGCTTCGACCGGATCGAGTGGGTGCCCGTACCGGATCCGCAGGCCGCTCAGACACCGATCCGGCACCAGGACTTCGGCCCGAAGGGCATCACCCACGCCCAGAAGCTGGAGGGCTGCTACTGGGGCGGATCGTCGGTCTACTTCGTCTCCAGCTTCGCCCACAGCTCGCAGGGATCGGCTGCCGACCACTTCGGCCAGGTCTGGCGGTACGAGCCCGAGCGGCGACGGCTCACCCTGGTCGTCGTCTTCGGGCCGGACACGGACGTCCAGCTGCCCGGCGAGTCCCCGGACAACATCTGCCTCGCCGCCGACGGCGGGCTGATGGTCTGCGAGGACGGCGGCGGCGCGCAGCACGTGCTCGGGGTGACGCGGCGCGGTGAGGTGTACCCGATGGCACGGGGACGGCAGAACATCGGGACACCCGAGGAGCCCGAGTGGGGCGAGTTCGCCGGGGTCACGTTCGCGCCGGACGGCGCGACGATGTTCGTGAACTGCTACACGCCGGGGACGACGTTCGCGGTGACGGGGCCCTGGCGCTGA
- a CDS encoding pyrimidine reductase family protein: MRRLFPVTDRRTDPTTAPGAAGREWTLDELADAYAYPEREGRRWLRANMVSTLDGAAQHDGRSQGISDATDMRIFGTLRGLADAVVVGAESVRLEGYRPARARDAFAGRRAAAGQGPAPAIAVVSASLDLDFSLPLFVSPLVPTLVITGAAAPSDRIHAAREAGAEVLIAGDGATVDPARAVAELAERGLTRLLTEGGPRLLGQFVAAGVLDELCLTVSPMLTAGDAQRIAQGPALAVPERFSLLSVLEEGGFLFTRYGKG; encoded by the coding sequence ATGCGACGCCTGTTTCCTGTGACGGACCGCCGGACGGACCCGACCACCGCCCCCGGCGCCGCCGGCCGTGAGTGGACACTCGACGAACTGGCCGACGCCTACGCGTACCCCGAGCGGGAGGGGCGCCGCTGGCTCCGCGCGAACATGGTGTCCACCCTGGACGGGGCGGCGCAGCACGACGGCCGCTCCCAGGGCATCTCCGACGCCACCGACATGCGGATCTTCGGCACCCTGCGCGGGCTGGCCGACGCGGTCGTCGTCGGCGCGGAGTCGGTGCGGCTCGAGGGCTACCGCCCCGCCCGGGCCCGCGACGCCTTCGCCGGCCGGCGTGCGGCCGCCGGGCAGGGCCCCGCCCCCGCCATCGCGGTCGTCAGCGCGAGCCTGGACCTGGACTTCTCCCTCCCCCTCTTCGTCTCCCCCCTGGTCCCGACCCTCGTCATCACCGGGGCGGCGGCGCCCTCCGACCGGATCCACGCGGCCCGGGAGGCGGGCGCCGAGGTGCTGATCGCCGGTGACGGCGCCACCGTCGACCCGGCGCGCGCGGTGGCGGAACTGGCCGAGCGCGGTCTGACCCGGCTGCTCACGGAGGGCGGGCCCCGGCTGCTCGGGCAGTTCGTCGCGGCGGGCGTGCTGGACGAGCTGTGTCTGACCGTCTCCCCGATGCTCACGGCCGGCGACGCGCAGCGGATCGCGCAAGGGCCCGCGCTGGCCGTGCCGGAACGTTTCTCCCTTCTCTCGGTCCTGGAGGAGGGAGGATTCCTCTTCACGAGGTACGGGAAGGGCTGA
- a CDS encoding OsmC family protein gives MATTRQAHTVWEGNLLEGKGVVTLDSSGIGEYPVSWPSRAEQANGKTSPEELIAAAHSSCFSMALSNGLASAGNPPARLNTKAEVTFQPGTGITGIHLTVEGEVPGLDEAGFVKAAEDAKANCPVSQALTGTTITLTASLAA, from the coding sequence ATGGCTACCACGCGTCAGGCGCACACGGTCTGGGAAGGCAACCTGCTCGAGGGCAAGGGTGTCGTCACCCTCGACTCCTCGGGGATCGGGGAGTACCCGGTCTCCTGGCCGTCCCGCGCGGAGCAGGCGAACGGCAAAACCAGCCCGGAGGAGCTCATCGCGGCCGCGCACTCCAGCTGCTTCTCGATGGCGCTCTCCAACGGCCTGGCCTCGGCGGGCAACCCGCCGGCCAGGCTGAACACCAAGGCCGAGGTCACCTTCCAGCCCGGCACCGGCATCACCGGCATCCACCTCACGGTGGAGGGCGAGGTCCCGGGCCTGGACGAGGCGGGCTTCGTGAAGGCCGCCGAGGACGCCAAGGCGAACTGCCCGGTCAGCCAGGCTCTCACGGGCACGACGATCACGCTCACCGCGTCGCTGGCCGCCTGA
- a CDS encoding AIM24 family protein: MKSDLFSSEHMAQPATAPGMSLQNAKCVKYVVDGEMHARQGSMVAYRGTLKFERKGQGIGGMLKRAVTGEGLPLMAVRGQGEAWFAHEAANCFLVEMEQGDVLTVNGRNVLCFDASLSYEIKTVKGAGMAGGGLFNSVFSGFGKLGLMCDGHPVVIPVTAQQPVYVDTDAVVGWSAHLSTSLHRSQSIGSMVRGGSGEAVQLMLQGDGFVIVRPSELKQEKASSN; this comes from the coding sequence ATGAAGAGCGACCTCTTTTCCAGCGAGCACATGGCCCAGCCGGCCACCGCCCCCGGCATGTCCTTGCAGAACGCCAAATGCGTCAAGTACGTCGTCGACGGTGAGATGCACGCACGCCAGGGATCGATGGTCGCCTATCGCGGCACCCTGAAGTTCGAACGCAAGGGACAGGGCATCGGCGGCATGCTCAAGCGCGCGGTCACCGGTGAGGGGCTGCCGCTCATGGCTGTCCGTGGTCAGGGCGAGGCCTGGTTTGCCCACGAGGCCGCCAACTGCTTCCTCGTGGAGATGGAGCAGGGGGACGTCCTGACCGTCAACGGCCGCAACGTCCTGTGTTTCGACGCGAGCCTCTCCTACGAGATAAAGACCGTGAAGGGGGCCGGGATGGCCGGCGGCGGCCTCTTCAACAGCGTCTTCAGCGGGTTCGGCAAGCTCGGCCTGATGTGCGACGGCCACCCCGTCGTGATCCCCGTCACCGCGCAGCAGCCGGTGTACGTCGACACGGACGCGGTGGTCGGCTGGAGCGCTCACCTCTCCACCTCCCTGCACCGCTCGCAGAGCATCGGCTCCATGGTGCGCGGCGGCTCCGGCGAGGCGGTCCAGCTGATGCTGCAGGGCGACGGCTTCGTGATCGTACGGCCCAGCGAGCTCAAGCAGGAGAAGGCGTCGTCCAACTGA